The Pleuronectes platessa chromosome 11, fPlePla1.1, whole genome shotgun sequence genome includes a window with the following:
- the nrde2 gene encoding nuclear exosome regulator NRDE2 — MALFPAFAETSSDKVEDSSKELGWLTNTSFQTRDAFSLHGRFLKKETSLSREVSSAEEQKEEEDNVPSKKKRKKSEKKKKKKKKHKKKSGRYSDSSGSDSETTYPSDLKREQEAAGSEAAAVANTFSWLDDLQSPAEQPFCVDRKPDQANWTYKSLYRGDVARYKRKGSSSLGLDLRRQGVSWEASESNKKQKGRDKRKAADRYFSSVSRQLLRSQLALPTLPKNPDCLDVISAITYLPLGDHEGENNGGQTVGRVPTSSVNPLGVYDSSTALWLQGKGQPEPTEQQKQDEHTGESSVLMARRTEEFNRKLREQPSDTQLWIKFIHYQDELSSAEFGGEEEQQGSHSTEHRKSSYRAVLDKKLCIAERAVETNPTSIALQLERLRICQELWEPSVLAKEWKKLVFLHPNSAPLWREYLLFTQSYFSNFTVPKVNAAYGKCLSTLSGVQDGSMVSHPALPGIEEDMLDIFTQQCHFLRQSGQSEKAISLFQAMIDFTFYKPDSVRGLSTKQQVEFFEPFWDSGEARVGELGARGWKAWMLQQERGGWLQPSADEEEEEEEDEEEVKDRSQPRETVWLDVECSREAAQWLPWRPDKAKGQSEEDCEDPDRQVLFDDIGPSLICLSSPELQIRFLLHFLSFLGLPVDSALSPAPCQPGLLLENLSLLTQGNELQRPMTSYNLPELGVNAVGHMTTLQGTRKWVGLGKQGERFVTNVFNMVQPILPLHHRAVLSLSWMQYEKLKVVRCLCSGNKKRLRPQGKSSKRVAKRLLKEPDNRSSLVLWREYAHLEWMLGNLEEARKVFSTATEIGGGKGLSSPTLCELSLLWSQLEVEDQAGGQGGGQTDVTLSPAVLVLTRLAEGASSSSSSTSHSLSPVAVLKARRSYEQALTASLSALDQVHNNPQTNTKGQQDLLGEKLRLSGQVGCFALFQYLTVGIQAANTVYSQAREKMEALHCTLDEQLKNDNQNTPAADSSHVRKLASECQVLAVQQAALLRYHNSTSVFPLATLRQMLTSALSTWPGSAPLWCIYAQVENRYHSAGRARRFFQSVIRESSSVVPRLFAIVTEQQRKQLVDAAQRSCCSDATAPAFLPENGLSNRIRGLFESAIATEMGARCPLLWRMYMYFLVSEGKVDKATGIFYKALQNIPWAKGLYMDAVQLFPKQLQEFVDLMTEKELRLRLPLEELDILLED; from the exons AATTAGGCTGGTTGACCAATACAAGTTTTCAGACCAGAGATGCCTTCTCTCTTCACGGTCGTTTTTTAAAGAAGGAGACaag TCTAAGCAGAGAGGTGAGTTCTGctgaggagcagaaagaagaagaggataaTGTGCCAtccaaaaagaagaggaagaagagtgaaaagaagaagaaaaagaagaaaaaacacaaaaagaagagTGGGAGGTATTCCGACAGCAGCGGCTCAGACTCAGAGACCACCTACCCCAGTGATCTCAAAAGGGAGCAAGAGGCTGCTGG ATCCGAGGCTGCTGCAGTAGCAAATACTTTTTCCTGGTTAGATGACCTCCAGTCGCCCGCAGAGCAGCCGTTCTGTGTGGACCGCAAACCAGACCAAGCCAACTGGACATATAAGTCCCTGTACAGAGGAGATGTAGCGAG GTATAAGAGGAAAGGCAGCTCATCGTTGGGTCTGGACCTTCGCAGACAGGGAGTCAGCTGGGAGGCGTCTGAATCGAATAAGAAACAGAAAGGCAGGGACAAGAGGAAAGCAGCAGATAGATACTTCTCTTCAGTCAGTCGCCAGCTGCTGAGGTCCCAATTGGCTCTTCCTACGTTACCAAAGAATCCTGATTGTCTTGATGTCATCAGTGCCATCACTTACCTCCCTCTGGGTGATCACGAAGGAGAGAACAATGGAGGACAGACAG TTGGCAGAGTGCCGACATCATCAGTCAATCCTCTCGGTGTGTACGACTCCTCCACGGCCCTCTGGCTGCAGGGGAAAGGACAGCCGGAGCCgacagagcagcagaaacaggaCGAACACACAGGGGAGAGCTCTGTGCTAATGGCCAGGAGGACTGAGGAGTTCAACCGGAAGCTCAGAGAGCAGCCATCAGACACACAGCTATGGATCAAATTCATACATTACCAG GATGAGCTGAGTTCAGCAGAGTTTGGAGGCGAGGAGGAACAGCAGGGCAGCCATTCGACTGAGCACCGCAAGTCTTCGTACCGAGCAGTCCTTGACAAAAAGCTGTGCATTGCAGAGCGCGCTGTGGAAACCAACCCCACCTCCATAGCTCTGCAGCTGGAGAGGCTCCGGATCTGCCAGGAGCTCTGGGAGCCCTCGGTTCTGGCTAAAGAGTGGAAGAAACTG GTGTTCCTCCATCCAAACAGTGCCCCCTTGTGGAGGGAGTATCTGCTCTTCACCCAGAGCTACTTCAGCAACTTCACTGTGCCAAAGGTCAACGCTGCCTACGGGAAGTGTCTAAGCACGCTCAGTGGCGTGCAGGATGGCAGCATGGTCTCTCACCCAGCCCTGCCAGGGATTGAGGAGGATATGTTGG ATATCTTCACCCAGCAGTGTCATTTCCTACGTCAGTCTGGTCAATCGGAGAAGGCAATTTCTCTGTTTCAGGCCATGATCGACTTTACTTTTTACAAACCTGACAGCGTTCGAGGACTGTCCACCAAACagcag GTGGAGTTCTTCGAGCCGTTCTGGGACAGCGGGGAGGCAAGGGTTGGGGAATTGGGGGCCAGGGGCTGGAAAGCCTGGATGCTCCAACAAGAGCGTGGGGGATGGCTACAGCCCAGtgcag atgaggaagaggaggaggaggaagatgaggaggaggtgaaggatcGGAGCCAGCCCAGAGAGACCGTTTGGCTCGATGTTGAGTGTTCTCGTGAAGCAGCTCAGTGGTTGCCCTGGCGGCCGGACAAAGCCAAGGGCCAATCAGAAGAGGACTGTGAGGACCCTGACAGACAG GTTTTATTTGATGACATTGGTCCATCCCTAATTTGTCTGTCGTCACCAGAGCTGCAGATACGTTTTCTTCTCCATTTCTTGTCATTCCTTGGGCTGCCTGTAGATTCTGCTCTATCTCCTGCCCCCTGCCAGCCTGGCCTGCTGCTAGAGAACCTCTCTTTGCTCACTCAGG GTAATGAGCTCCAGCGTCCGATGACCTCCTACAACCTACCTGAACTCGGGGTTAACGCTGTAGGTCACATGACCACCCTTCAGGGAACCAGGAAATGGGTGGGGCTTGGAAAGCAGGGCGAGAGGTTTGTCACCAACGTGTTCAATATGGTCCAACCCATCCTGCCTCTTCATCACCGAGCTGTTCTGTCACTCAGTTGGATGCAGTACGAGAAACTCAAG GTCGTGCGCTGCTTATGCAGTGGCAACAAAAAACGTCTCCGTCCTCAAGGCAAGAGCAGCAAGCGGGTTGCCAAGCGACTGCTTAAAGAACCCGACAACCGCTCCTCGTTGGTGCTGTGGCGGGAGTATGCTCACCTGGAATGGATGTTGGGAAACCTGGAAGAAGCTCGCAAGGTCTTCTCCACGGCCACAGAGATTGGGGGAGGCAAAGGGTTAAGCAGCCCCACCCTCTGTGAGCTGTCTCTGCTGTGGTcccagctggaggtggaggaccAGGCAGGGGGGCAAGGAGGGGGACAAACTGATGTAACTCTGTCCCCAGCTGTGTTGGTCCTAACCAGGCTAGCAGAAggagcctcctcttcctcctcttcaaccTCCCACTCCCTCTCCCCAGTAGCTGTCCTGAAAGCCAGGAGGTCTTACGAGCAGGCTCTGACGGCCAGCTTGTCAGCACTGGACCAAGTTCACAACAACCCTCAAACCAACACAAAAG GTCAACAGGACCTGCTTGGAGAGAAGCTGAGGCTGAGTGGTCAGGTAGGCTGCTTCGCTCTGTTCCAGTACCTCACGGTGGGCATCCAAGCTGCCAACACTGTCTACAGCCAGGCCAGAGAAAAGATGGAGGCACTTCATTGCACACTCGACGAGCAGTTAAAGAATGATAATCAAAACACACCTGCAGCGGATTCCAGCCATGTTCGCAAGCTAGCTTCTGAGTGTCAGGTATTGGCCGTACAGCAGGCAGCCTTGCTCAGATACCACAACAGCACCAGTGTGTTTCCACTGGCAACACTGAGACAAATGCTGACCTCTGCCCTCTCAACCTGGCCTGGCAGCGCCCCTCTCTGGTGCATATATGCACAG GTGGAGAACCGTTACCACAGCGCCGGCAGGGCACGCCGCTTTTTCCAATCTGTAATCAGGGAAAGCAGCAGTGTGGTTCCACGCCTCTTTGCCATTGTTACTGAACAACAGAGGAAGCAGCTGGTGGACGCTGCTCAGAG GTCCTGTTGCAGTGACGCTACCGCACCGGCCTTCCTGCCAGAGAATGGCCTCAGCAACCGTATCCGTGGACTGTTTGAAAGCGCCATAGCAACAGAAATGGGTGCTCGCTGTCCTTTACTTTGGAGGATGTATATGTACTTCCTG gTGTCAGAAGGGAAGGTGGATAAAGCCACTGGGATCTTCTATAAAGCCTTACAGAATATTCCCTGGGccaag GGTTTGTACATGGATGCGGTACAGCTGTTCCCCAAGCAACTGCAGGAGTTTGTAGATCTGATGACAGAGAAAGAGCTTCGACTCAGACTGCCTTTGGAAGAACTGGATATACTACTGGAAGactaa
- the calm1a gene encoding calmodulin-1a has protein sequence MADQLTEEQIAEFKEAFSLFDKDGDGTITTKELGTVMRSLGQNPTEAELQDMINEVDADGNGTIDFPEFLTMMARKMKDTDSEEEIREAFRVFDKDGNGYISAAELRHVMTNLGEKLTDEEVDEMIREADIDGDGQVNYEEFVQMMTAK, from the exons ATG gCTGACCAACTAACAGAGGAGCAGATTGCAG AGTTCAAGGAGGCCTTCTCCCTGTTCGACAAGGACGGAGATGGTACCATCACCACTAAGGAGCTGGGCACAGTCATGAGGTCACTGGGTCAAAACCCAACTGAGGCTGAACTCCAGGACATGATCAATGAGGTGGACGCAGATG GTAACGGGACCATTGATTTCCCTGAGTTCCTGACGATGATGGCCAGGAAGATGAAGGACACTGACAGTGAGGAGGAGATCAGGGAGGCATTCAGGGTCTTCGATaag gatgGTAATGGCTACATTAGTGCGGCAGAGCTGCGTCACGTGATGACCAACCTGGGAGAGAAGCTGACAGATGAGGAAGTAGACGAGATGATCAGAGAAGCCGACATTGATGGAGACGGACAGGTCAACTATGAAG AATTTGTTCAGATGATGACCGCCAAATGA